Proteins encoded by one window of Dendropsophus ebraccatus isolate aDenEbr1 chromosome 4, aDenEbr1.pat, whole genome shotgun sequence:
- the TERF2 gene encoding telomeric repeat-binding factor 2 isoform X2 → MEGSSDDSGLSALEPVVNQWVLEYFFHLYVDAFKNSRNEDFVQIRDMVSILIQRRLKCGEQNSQVLRIMQLLSCVEEGGDLDCTFDEEKNETPLESAIGILDAMSQEKTFPTDLINTNQQMLKEAAVVACIQKQQFSRARSILKKHITNSRSTRLRADLMHIIQEKNLKHPLIANFSLSTIKEKVYSMFENQIQKIPSSLLKLAQKDPVPNLNGESKESLSPDKQPEPIMENGSPQGETSTPHHLSPPSQSKVVTNVEKKVESEVDCGPTYSLSAIRSKFLLLCQDENPDVKIRHLCETDFCRENTQSISAKTHKSKSPRACSPREETSSKSEMGKQRCLVTLHQLVMEPDSQQESEIEEEDKEEREIVVKPQQQKRSSAAIRRLFNSPTTSKRRKTLTDNHVPDKDTVVEEQDTWSDEDSLFQENRSSKSGNSTSSSGRRKKWTEEETEWIKMGVEKYGEGKWSRILRSYPFKQRTAIMIKDRWRTMKKLSLV, encoded by the exons ATGGAGGGTAGCTCTGATGACAGTGGCCTCTCGGCTCTGGAGCCTGTAGTGAATCAGTGGGTGCTGGAATACTTCTTTCATCTCTACGTGGATGCCTTTAAGAACAGCAGAAACGAGGACTTCGTGCAGATCCGGGATATGGTCTCAA TTTTAATCCAGAGACGGTTAAAATGTGGGGAACAGAACTCCCAGGTTTTACGGATCATGCAGCTTCTGTCTTGTGTAGAAGAAGGGGGGGATCTTG ACTGCACGTTTGATGAAGAAAAGAATGAGACTCCCCTTGAATCCGCTATTGGAATACTAGATGCAATGAGTCAGGAGAAGACATTCCCTACAGATCTCATCAATACAAACCAGCAAATGCTTAAAGAAGCA GCAGTGGTAGCCTGTATTCAGAAGCAGCAGTTTAGCAGAGCCAGGAGTATCCTGAAGAAGCACATTACTAACAGCAGAAGTACAAGA CTACGTGCAGATCTGATGCATATAATCCAAGAGAAGAATCTAAAACATCCATTAATTGCAAATTTTTCCTTGTCTACAATCAAAGAGAAGGTTTATAGTATGTTTGAGAACCAGATTCAGAAGATTCCATCTTCCCTGCTGAAG CTTGCACAAAAAGATCCTGTCCCCAATTTAAATGGGGAGTCCAAGGAATCTCTTAGCCCAGATAAGCAACCTGAGCCGATTATGGAAAACGGATCTCCCCAGGGTGAGACTTCAACACCACATCATCTGTCTCCACCATCCCAGAGCAAAGTGGTTACTAATGTGGAAAAGAAAGTTGA GTCAGAAGTAGACTGTGGTCCTACGTATAGCCTGTCTGCTATAAGATCTAAGTTCTTATTACTCTGTCAAGATGAGAACCCAGATGTTAAAATCAGACACCTATGTGAGACAGACTTCTGTAGGGAAAACACTCAAAGTATCTCTGCTAAAACCCATAAGAGTAAGAGCCCCCGTGCTTGCTCCCCCAGAGAGGAAACATCTTCCAAAAGTGAGATGGGAAAACAGAGATGTTTGGTGACTCTGCACCAGTTGGTCATGGAACCGGACAGTCAGCAGGAAAGCGAAATCGAAGAGGAAGATAAAGAGGAGAGGGAGATTGTAGTGAAGCCCCAGCAACAGAAGCGTAGCAGCGCAGCTATTCGACGATTGTTCAACTCGCCTACCACAAGCAAAAGGAGGAAAACATT AACAGACAACCATGTCCCAGACAAGGACACTGTTGTGGAAGAGCAGGACACATGGAGCGATGAGGATAGTTTGTTTCAAGAAAACA GATCTTCAAAATCTGGCAACAGCACAAGCAGTTCAGGAAGAAGGAAG aaatggACAGAAGAAGAAACAGAATGGATAAAGATGGGTGTGGAAAAATATGGGGAAGGCAAATGGTCTAGGATTTTGAGGAGCTATCCTTTCAAGCAGCGCACAGCCATCATGATAAAGGACAGGTGGAGGACTATGAAGAAACTTTCTCTGGTGTGA
- the TERF2 gene encoding telomeric repeat-binding factor 2 isoform X1, with product MEGSSDDSGLSALEPVVNQWVLEYFFHLYVDAFKNSRNEDFVQIRDMVSILIQRRLKCGEQNSQVLRIMQLLSCVEEGGDLDCTFDEEKNETPLESAIGILDAMSQEKTFPTDLINTNQQMLKEAAVVACIQKQQFSRARSILKKHITNSRSTRQLRADLMHIIQEKNLKHPLIANFSLSTIKEKVYSMFENQIQKIPSSLLKLAQKDPVPNLNGESKESLSPDKQPEPIMENGSPQGETSTPHHLSPPSQSKVVTNVEKKVESEVDCGPTYSLSAIRSKFLLLCQDENPDVKIRHLCETDFCRENTQSISAKTHKSKSPRACSPREETSSKSEMGKQRCLVTLHQLVMEPDSQQESEIEEEDKEEREIVVKPQQQKRSSAAIRRLFNSPTTSKRRKTLTDNHVPDKDTVVEEQDTWSDEDSLFQENRSSKSGNSTSSSGRRKKWTEEETEWIKMGVEKYGEGKWSRILRSYPFKQRTAIMIKDRWRTMKKLSLV from the exons ATGGAGGGTAGCTCTGATGACAGTGGCCTCTCGGCTCTGGAGCCTGTAGTGAATCAGTGGGTGCTGGAATACTTCTTTCATCTCTACGTGGATGCCTTTAAGAACAGCAGAAACGAGGACTTCGTGCAGATCCGGGATATGGTCTCAA TTTTAATCCAGAGACGGTTAAAATGTGGGGAACAGAACTCCCAGGTTTTACGGATCATGCAGCTTCTGTCTTGTGTAGAAGAAGGGGGGGATCTTG ACTGCACGTTTGATGAAGAAAAGAATGAGACTCCCCTTGAATCCGCTATTGGAATACTAGATGCAATGAGTCAGGAGAAGACATTCCCTACAGATCTCATCAATACAAACCAGCAAATGCTTAAAGAAGCA GCAGTGGTAGCCTGTATTCAGAAGCAGCAGTTTAGCAGAGCCAGGAGTATCCTGAAGAAGCACATTACTAACAGCAGAAGTACAAGA CAGCTACGTGCAGATCTGATGCATATAATCCAAGAGAAGAATCTAAAACATCCATTAATTGCAAATTTTTCCTTGTCTACAATCAAAGAGAAGGTTTATAGTATGTTTGAGAACCAGATTCAGAAGATTCCATCTTCCCTGCTGAAG CTTGCACAAAAAGATCCTGTCCCCAATTTAAATGGGGAGTCCAAGGAATCTCTTAGCCCAGATAAGCAACCTGAGCCGATTATGGAAAACGGATCTCCCCAGGGTGAGACTTCAACACCACATCATCTGTCTCCACCATCCCAGAGCAAAGTGGTTACTAATGTGGAAAAGAAAGTTGA GTCAGAAGTAGACTGTGGTCCTACGTATAGCCTGTCTGCTATAAGATCTAAGTTCTTATTACTCTGTCAAGATGAGAACCCAGATGTTAAAATCAGACACCTATGTGAGACAGACTTCTGTAGGGAAAACACTCAAAGTATCTCTGCTAAAACCCATAAGAGTAAGAGCCCCCGTGCTTGCTCCCCCAGAGAGGAAACATCTTCCAAAAGTGAGATGGGAAAACAGAGATGTTTGGTGACTCTGCACCAGTTGGTCATGGAACCGGACAGTCAGCAGGAAAGCGAAATCGAAGAGGAAGATAAAGAGGAGAGGGAGATTGTAGTGAAGCCCCAGCAACAGAAGCGTAGCAGCGCAGCTATTCGACGATTGTTCAACTCGCCTACCACAAGCAAAAGGAGGAAAACATT AACAGACAACCATGTCCCAGACAAGGACACTGTTGTGGAAGAGCAGGACACATGGAGCGATGAGGATAGTTTGTTTCAAGAAAACA GATCTTCAAAATCTGGCAACAGCACAAGCAGTTCAGGAAGAAGGAAG aaatggACAGAAGAAGAAACAGAATGGATAAAGATGGGTGTGGAAAAATATGGGGAAGGCAAATGGTCTAGGATTTTGAGGAGCTATCCTTTCAAGCAGCGCACAGCCATCATGATAAAGGACAGGTGGAGGACTATGAAGAAACTTTCTCTGGTGTGA
- the TERF2 gene encoding telomeric repeat-binding factor 2 isoform X4: protein MEGSSDDSGLSALEPVVNQWVLEYFFHLYVDAFKNSRNEDFVQIRDMVSILIQRRLKCGEQNSQVLRIMQLLSCVEEGGDLDCTFDEEKNETPLESAIGILDAMSQEKTFPTDLINTNQQMLKEAAVVACIQKQQFSRARSILKKHITNSRSTRQLRADLMHIIQEKNLKHPLIANFSLSTIKEKVYSMFENQIQKIPSSLLKLAQKDPVPNLNGESKESLSPDKQPEPIMENGSPQGETSTPHHLSPPSQSKVVTNVEKKVETDNHVPDKDTVVEEQDTWSDEDSLFQENRSSKSGNSTSSSGRRKKWTEEETEWIKMGVEKYGEGKWSRILRSYPFKQRTAIMIKDRWRTMKKLSLV, encoded by the exons ATGGAGGGTAGCTCTGATGACAGTGGCCTCTCGGCTCTGGAGCCTGTAGTGAATCAGTGGGTGCTGGAATACTTCTTTCATCTCTACGTGGATGCCTTTAAGAACAGCAGAAACGAGGACTTCGTGCAGATCCGGGATATGGTCTCAA TTTTAATCCAGAGACGGTTAAAATGTGGGGAACAGAACTCCCAGGTTTTACGGATCATGCAGCTTCTGTCTTGTGTAGAAGAAGGGGGGGATCTTG ACTGCACGTTTGATGAAGAAAAGAATGAGACTCCCCTTGAATCCGCTATTGGAATACTAGATGCAATGAGTCAGGAGAAGACATTCCCTACAGATCTCATCAATACAAACCAGCAAATGCTTAAAGAAGCA GCAGTGGTAGCCTGTATTCAGAAGCAGCAGTTTAGCAGAGCCAGGAGTATCCTGAAGAAGCACATTACTAACAGCAGAAGTACAAGA CAGCTACGTGCAGATCTGATGCATATAATCCAAGAGAAGAATCTAAAACATCCATTAATTGCAAATTTTTCCTTGTCTACAATCAAAGAGAAGGTTTATAGTATGTTTGAGAACCAGATTCAGAAGATTCCATCTTCCCTGCTGAAG CTTGCACAAAAAGATCCTGTCCCCAATTTAAATGGGGAGTCCAAGGAATCTCTTAGCCCAGATAAGCAACCTGAGCCGATTATGGAAAACGGATCTCCCCAGGGTGAGACTTCAACACCACATCATCTGTCTCCACCATCCCAGAGCAAAGTGGTTACTAATGTGGAAAAGAAAGTTGA AACAGACAACCATGTCCCAGACAAGGACACTGTTGTGGAAGAGCAGGACACATGGAGCGATGAGGATAGTTTGTTTCAAGAAAACA GATCTTCAAAATCTGGCAACAGCACAAGCAGTTCAGGAAGAAGGAAG aaatggACAGAAGAAGAAACAGAATGGATAAAGATGGGTGTGGAAAAATATGGGGAAGGCAAATGGTCTAGGATTTTGAGGAGCTATCCTTTCAAGCAGCGCACAGCCATCATGATAAAGGACAGGTGGAGGACTATGAAGAAACTTTCTCTGGTGTGA
- the TERF2 gene encoding telomeric repeat-binding factor 2 isoform X3, with the protein MEGSSDDSGLSALEPVVNQWVLEYFFHLYVDAFKNSRNEDFVQIRDMVSILIQRRLKCGEQNSQVLRIMQLLSCVEEGGDLDCTFDEEKNETPLESAIGILDAMSQEKTFPTDLINTNQQMLKEAAVVACIQKQQFSRARSILKKHITNSRSTRQLRADLMHIIQEKNLKHPLIANFSLSTIKEKVYSMFENQIQKIPSSLLKLAQKDPVPNLNGESKESLSPDKQPEPIMENGSPQGETSTPHHLSPPSQSKVVTNVEKKVEEETSSKSEMGKQRCLVTLHQLVMEPDSQQESEIEEEDKEEREIVVKPQQQKRSSAAIRRLFNSPTTSKRRKTLTDNHVPDKDTVVEEQDTWSDEDSLFQENRSSKSGNSTSSSGRRKKWTEEETEWIKMGVEKYGEGKWSRILRSYPFKQRTAIMIKDRWRTMKKLSLV; encoded by the exons ATGGAGGGTAGCTCTGATGACAGTGGCCTCTCGGCTCTGGAGCCTGTAGTGAATCAGTGGGTGCTGGAATACTTCTTTCATCTCTACGTGGATGCCTTTAAGAACAGCAGAAACGAGGACTTCGTGCAGATCCGGGATATGGTCTCAA TTTTAATCCAGAGACGGTTAAAATGTGGGGAACAGAACTCCCAGGTTTTACGGATCATGCAGCTTCTGTCTTGTGTAGAAGAAGGGGGGGATCTTG ACTGCACGTTTGATGAAGAAAAGAATGAGACTCCCCTTGAATCCGCTATTGGAATACTAGATGCAATGAGTCAGGAGAAGACATTCCCTACAGATCTCATCAATACAAACCAGCAAATGCTTAAAGAAGCA GCAGTGGTAGCCTGTATTCAGAAGCAGCAGTTTAGCAGAGCCAGGAGTATCCTGAAGAAGCACATTACTAACAGCAGAAGTACAAGA CAGCTACGTGCAGATCTGATGCATATAATCCAAGAGAAGAATCTAAAACATCCATTAATTGCAAATTTTTCCTTGTCTACAATCAAAGAGAAGGTTTATAGTATGTTTGAGAACCAGATTCAGAAGATTCCATCTTCCCTGCTGAAG CTTGCACAAAAAGATCCTGTCCCCAATTTAAATGGGGAGTCCAAGGAATCTCTTAGCCCAGATAAGCAACCTGAGCCGATTATGGAAAACGGATCTCCCCAGGGTGAGACTTCAACACCACATCATCTGTCTCCACCATCCCAGAGCAAAGTGGTTACTAATGTGGAAAAGAAAGTTGA AGAGGAAACATCTTCCAAAAGTGAGATGGGAAAACAGAGATGTTTGGTGACTCTGCACCAGTTGGTCATGGAACCGGACAGTCAGCAGGAAAGCGAAATCGAAGAGGAAGATAAAGAGGAGAGGGAGATTGTAGTGAAGCCCCAGCAACAGAAGCGTAGCAGCGCAGCTATTCGACGATTGTTCAACTCGCCTACCACAAGCAAAAGGAGGAAAACATT AACAGACAACCATGTCCCAGACAAGGACACTGTTGTGGAAGAGCAGGACACATGGAGCGATGAGGATAGTTTGTTTCAAGAAAACA GATCTTCAAAATCTGGCAACAGCACAAGCAGTTCAGGAAGAAGGAAG aaatggACAGAAGAAGAAACAGAATGGATAAAGATGGGTGTGGAAAAATATGGGGAAGGCAAATGGTCTAGGATTTTGAGGAGCTATCCTTTCAAGCAGCGCACAGCCATCATGATAAAGGACAGGTGGAGGACTATGAAGAAACTTTCTCTGGTGTGA